The stretch of DNA TCGAAGTCACTGAGGCGGTCGTGAAATACGAATTCATCCGCATGCCTGATTCAACCGGCTTCGGCGATTACACCGAAACCGGCCAGGTGATCCCGGTCCGCCTGGAGGGAGAGGAGGGCGTCTACGTTCATTCGATGTATCTGGACGACGAGGGACCGATCGCCGGCGGCCGCGAGCTCTGGGGCTTCCCGAAGAAACTGGCTTCGCCGAAAATCGCCGTCGAGAGCGACGTGCTGGTCGGCACGCTGCACTACGGCTCGGTGCTGTGCGCCTCCGCCACCATGGGCTACAAGCATCGCCCGGTTGACCACGACACGGTGTTGAAGGCGATGAAGGCGCCAAACTTCATGCTCAAGATCATCCCGCATGTCGACGGCACCCCGCAGATCTGCGAACTGGTTCGCTATTATCTGGAAGACATCACGCTGAAGGAAGCATGGACCGGCCCCGCGGCGCTCGGCCTGTTCCCGCATGCACTTTGCGACGTGGCGCGGCTGCCGGTGCGCGAAGTGGTCTCCGCGCTGCATTTCAAGGCCGATCTGACGCTCGGCCTCGGGACGGTCGCGTTTGATTACATGGCGAAGTGACGCGCGGGCTTTTGGCGGCGCTTACTGCGCGCCTCTTAGCGTGCAGGCGGTCGAGCAGGTCGTGGTCACGCCGCGCTCGCAGGCGATG from Bradyrhizobium sp. AZCC 1693 encodes:
- a CDS encoding acetoacetate decarboxylase, which gives rise to MKIDDVRRTAYSMPLTNPSFPPGPYRFFNREYFIITYRTDPDALAAVVPEPLEVTEAVVKYEFIRMPDSTGFGDYTETGQVIPVRLEGEEGVYVHSMYLDDEGPIAGGRELWGFPKKLASPKIAVESDVLVGTLHYGSVLCASATMGYKHRPVDHDTVLKAMKAPNFMLKIIPHVDGTPQICELVRYYLEDITLKEAWTGPAALGLFPHALCDVARLPVREVVSALHFKADLTLGLGTVAFDYMAK